A DNA window from Paenibacillus andongensis contains the following coding sequences:
- the rpsL gene encoding 30S ribosomal protein S12, with protein MPTINQLVRKGRQAKVDKSKSPALQKGFNALKREATDLSAPQKRGVCTRVGTMTPKKPNSALRKYARVRLTNRVEVTAYIPGIGHNLQEHSVVLIRGGRIKDLPGVRYHIVRGALDTSGVNNRKQSRSKYGTKRPKVKK; from the coding sequence ATGCCAACAATTAACCAACTAGTACGTAAAGGTCGTCAAGCAAAGGTGGATAAGTCTAAATCACCAGCTTTGCAAAAAGGTTTTAACGCTTTGAAAAGAGAAGCAACGGATTTGAGTGCGCCTCAAAAACGTGGTGTCTGCACACGTGTAGGTACTATGACTCCTAAGAAGCCTAACTCCGCACTTCGTAAATATGCACGTGTTCGTTTAACGAACCGCGTAGAGGTGACAGCTTACATTCCAGGTATCGGTCACAACCTGCAAGAGCACAGTGTTGTATTGATCCGTGGAGGTAGAATTAAAGATCTTCCAGGGGTACGTTATCACATCGTACGTGGCGCGTTGGATACTTCCGGTGTTAACAACCGTAAGCAATCCCGTTCCAAATACGGTACAAAACGTCCGAAAGTTAAAAAATAA
- a CDS encoding ribosomal L7Ae/L30e/S12e/Gadd45 family protein, whose amino-acid sequence MSYDKVKQAKNISVGTKKVTKIVEQGKAVEVFVSKDADPRLTINLVTLCTQKGVPVTYVDSMKMLGKACGIEVGAAVAAVVNE is encoded by the coding sequence ATGTCTTATGATAAAGTCAAACAGGCGAAGAATATAAGTGTAGGTACGAAGAAAGTTACAAAAATAGTCGAACAAGGCAAGGCAGTCGAAGTTTTTGTTTCCAAAGATGCAGATCCGCGATTGACGATAAATCTGGTAACTCTCTGTACGCAGAAGGGTGTACCTGTTACCTATGTAGATTCTATGAAGATGCTAGGTAAAGCATGTGGAATTGAAGTTGGAGCTGCGGTAGCAGCTGTTGTAAATGAATAA